Proteins encoded together in one Festucalex cinctus isolate MCC-2025b chromosome 8, RoL_Fcin_1.0, whole genome shotgun sequence window:
- the prkcda gene encoding protein kinase C, delta a, which yields MSPFLRIAFNSFELGALPPPADPPFCAIKMKEALTTERGKTLVQRKPTMYPAWKASFDAHIYEGRVLEVLLMKTAEEPLAEVTVGVSVLAERCKKANGRAEFWVDLQPSGKVMMAVQYFLEGVDSESKQAAKEEEAPTLNRRRGAIKQAKIHFIKNHEFIATFFRQPTFCSVCRDFVWGLNKQGYKCRQCNAAIHKKCIDKIIGRCTGTAANSRDTVFQKERFNIDMPHRFKSHNYMSPTFCDHCGSMLWGLVKQGLKCEDCSMNVHHKCQHKVANLCGINQKLLAEALTQVSQRSFTRRSDPILDPNLPDIGIYDEVNKLSELDINDPNHYSRIWDGSSPRPQTRLTHLTRINVDDFVFHKVLGKGSFGKVLLAELKGREEYFAVKALKKDVVLMDDDVECTMVEKRVLALAWDNPFLTHLYSTFQTKEHLFFVMEYLNGGDLMFHIQEKGRFDLCRATFYSSEIICGLQFLHSKGIIYRDLKLDNVMLTHEGHVKIADFGMCKENVFGENRATTFCGTPDYIAPEILLGQKYSFSVDWWSFGVLLYEMLVGQSPFHGDDEDELFESIRMDTPHYPRWINKEAKDLLEQLFERDPTRRLGIMGNIRLHAFFKSIDWQALEDREVEPPFKPKVRAPNDCSNFDREFLSEKPRLSHSDKNFIDSMDQSAFAGFSFMNAKMELLLEK from the exons ATGTCTCCTTTCTTGAGGATCGCCTTCAACTCTTTCGAACTGGGCGCCCTGCCCCCCCCAGCTGACCCCCCTTTCTGTGCAATCAAGATGAAGGAGGCCTTGACAACTG AACGAGGTAAGACTCTGGTTCAGCGGAAACCCACCATGTATCCGGCGTGGAAGGCCAGTTTTGATGCACACATCTACGAGGGCCGCGTGCTGGAGGTGCTGCTGATGAAGACGGCAGAGGAGCCGCTGGCTGAGGTCACGGTCGGCGTGTCTGTGCTCGCCGAACGCTGCAAGAAAGCGAACGGGCGCGCTGAATTCTGG GTGGATCTTCAGCCTTCCGGGAAAGTGATGATGGCAGTGCAGTACTTTCTTGAGGGAGTGGATTCAg AGAGCAAACAAGCtgcaaaagaagaagaggccCCCACCCTCAACCGTCGACGAGGTGCCATCAAGCAGGCAAAGATCCACTTCATCAAGAACCACGAGTTCATCGCCACCTTCTTCAGGCAGCCCACATTCTGCTCCGTGTGCCGAGATTTTGTCTG GGGACTCAACAAGCAAGGCTACAAATGCAGAC AATGCAACGCGGCCATCCACAAGAAATGCATCGACAAAATCATTGGCAGATGCACCGGAACTGCCGCAAACAGTCGGGATACTGTG TTCCAGAAGGAGCGCTTCAACATCGACATGCCACATCGTTTCAAGAGCCACAACTACATGAGTCCCACCTTCTGCGACCACTGTGGAAGTATGCTCTGGGGTCTTGTCAAGCAGGGTCTGAAATGTGAAG ATTGTTCCATGAACGTGCACCACAAGTGTCAGCATAAAGTGGCCAACCTTTGTGGTATCAACCAGAAACTTTTAGCTGAAGCGCTTACGCAAGTGAGCCAG AGATCCTTCACTCGCCGCTCTGATCCAATCCTTGATCCAAACCTACCTGATATTGGAATCTATGATGAGGTTAACAAGCTGTCTGAACTGGATATCAACG ACCCAAACCATTATAGCAGAATATGGGATGGCTCGAGCCCGCGGCCTCAGACTCGTCTTACACATCTTACCCGCATTAACGTGGACGACTTTGTCTTCCACAAGGTACTGGGCAAAGGCAGCTTTGGCAAG GTTCTCTTGGCAGAACTGAAAGGTCGGGAGGAGTACTTTGCTGTGAAGGCCCTGAAGAAAGATGTGGTGCTGATGGACGATGATGTGGAGTGCACGATGGTGGAGAAGAGAGTCCTAGCTTTAGCCTGGGATAACCCTTTCCTCACGCACCTTTATTCAACCTTCCAGACCAAG GAACATCTGTTCTTTGTGATGGAGTACTTGAATGGAGGAGACCTAATGTTTCACATTCAGGAAAAAGGACGGTTTGATCTCTGCAGAGCCAC GTTTTACTCTTCTGAGATCATTTGCGGCCTTCAGTTCTTGCATTCCAAAGGGATCATCTACAG AGATCTAAAGTTGGACAATGTGATGCTGACTCATGAGGGACATGTTAAAATTGCGGACTTTGGCATGTGTAAGGAGAACGTCTTTGGAGAGAACCGGGCCACGACTTTCTGCGGTACACCTGACTATATAGCTCCTGAG ATCCTGCTGGGCCAGAAATACTCTTTCTCCGTGGACTGGTGGTCATTCGGCGTGTTGCTGTACGAAATGCTGGTCGGACAGTCGCCGTTCCACggggatgatgaagatgagctgtTTGAGTCCATCCGCATGGACACTCCTCACTATCCCCGCTGGATCAACAAGGAGGCCAAGGACTTGCTGGAGCAG TTATTTGAAAGAGATCCCACACGCAGGCTTGGGATCATGGGTAATATTCGTTTACACGCCTTCTTCAAATCCATTGACTGGCAGGCCTTAGAGGACAGGGAGGTGGAGCCACCCTTCAAGCCCAAAGTG AGAGCACCGAACGACTGCAGCAACTTTGATCGGGAGTTCCTGAGCGAGAAGCCCCGCTTGTCCCACAGTGACAAGAATTTCATAGACTCCATGGACCAGTCGGCATTTGCCGGCTTTTCTTTCATGAACGCCAAGATGGAGCTCCTCTTGGAGAAGTAA
- the rft1 gene encoding man(5)GlcNAc(2)-PP-dolichol translocation protein RFT1: MSKNCVKQILSGTNSSRMSSQDVLKNASTLASYNVVLQVMFRGLTFLLNAFTLRYVSKELIGVVNVRLTLLYTTLVFLSREAFRRACLSGSVDGKHNWRQLINLLWLTLPLGVLWGALLAAVWLWLLEVPDPQVVPFYGPAVVLFALAGVQELLSEPLWVLAQAHMFARLKLVAVSLAMLAKCGMTVVLVVSAREWGLYIFSAAHLVYTGILVLCYVVYFIRFLPSKEASESNFPLRNIRDLMPRTANGEPLVDWNMAGLTWSFFKQSFLKQILTEGERYVMTFLNVLSFGEQGVYDIVNNLGSMVARFIFLPIEESFYLFFAKVLERGRDVKSQKQEDMGVAAEVLQCLLKLVLVIGLIIAVFGYAYSELALDIYGGSLLSSGAGPSLLRCYSCYVLLLAVNGVTECFVFAAMSQEEVDKYNLVMLALSASFLFLSYMLTWWAGGIGFILANCLNMALRITHSVLYIHRYFLSSPWKPLRGLLPSAPLCLALAFSAVVMVISEGAFCCDNGWLLRLFHVSVGLACLVLVLGAVVLTETQLFVFVRTQLLPQYRKKHA; encoded by the exons ATGTCGAAAAACTGCGTAAAACAGATTTTAAGCGGGACAAATAGTTCCAGAATGAGCTCTCAGGACGTCCTCAAAAACGCGTCCACGCTCGCGTCGTACAATGTGGTACTACAG GTGATGTTCCGTGGGCTCACCTTCTTATTGAACGCTTTCACCCTGCGTTACGTGTCTAAAGAACTGATCGGAGTGGTGAATGTCAG GCTTACGTTGCTGTACACCACGTTAGTATTTCTGTCCAGAGAAGCCTTTCGAAGAGCCTGTCTGAGTGGCTCTGTCGATGGGAAGCACAACTGGAGGCAGCTCATCAACCTGCTATGGCTGAC GTTGCCTCTAGGTGTGCTATGGGGAGCCCTGCTTGCCGCCGTGTGGCTCTGGCTCCTGGAGGTGCCGGACCCACAGGTGGTCCCTTTCTACGGCCCCGCCGTGGTGCTGTTCGCCCTAGCGGGGGTGCAGGAGCTCCTTTCGGAGCCCCTTTGGGTGCTGGCCCAGGCGCACATGTTTGCGAGGCTAAAGTTGGTCGCTGTGAGCTTGGCCATGCTGGCGAAGTGCGGCATGACGGTGGTGCTGGTGGTTTCTGCCCGGGAGTGGGGCCTTTACATCTTCTCTGCTGCTCAT CTGGTGTACACAGGAATCCTGGTGCTGTGCTATGTGGTTTACTTTATTCGGTTCTTGCCATCCAAAGAGGCGAGTGAGAGTAATTTCCCCTTGCGCAACATTCGAGATCTGATGCCGCGCACAGCTAATGGAGAG CCGTTGGTGGACTGGAACATGGCCGGGCTGACCTGGAGCTTCTTCAAGCAGTCGTTCCTCAAGCAGATCCTGACGGAAGGCGAGCGCTACGTCATGACCTTCCTGAACGTCCTCAGCTTCGGCGAGCAGGGCGTGTACGACATCGTCAACAATCTGGGCTCCATGGTGGCGCGCTTCATCTTCCTGCCAATCGAGGAGAGCTTCTACCTGTTCTTCGCCAAAGTGCTGGAGCGAGGCCGCGATGTGAAAAGCCAGAAACAG GAAGACATGGGTGTCGCCGCAGAGGTGCTGCAATGTCTGCTCAAACTGGTGCTAGTGATCGGACTCATTATTGCAGTCTTTGGGTACGCCTACTCTGAACTGGCTCTGGATATTTATGGTGGATCTCTGCTGAGCAGTGGGGCAG GTCCATCCCTGCTGCGATGCTACAGCTGCTACGTCCTCCTGCTGGCTGTGAATGGCGTGACCGAGTGCTTTGTTTTTGCTGCAATGAGCCAGGAGGAGGTTGACAA GTACAACTTGGTGATGCTGGCCCTGTCTGCGTCCTTCCTCTTCTTGTCCTACATGCTGACGTGGTGGGCGGGCGGCATTGGCTTCATCCTCGCCAACTGCCTGAACATGGCCCTCCGGATCACGCACAGCGTCTTGTACATTCACCGCTACTTCCTGTCCAGTCCGTGGAAACCCCTGCGAGGCCTGCTGCCCTCGGCGCCGCTGTGCCTGGCGCTCGCCTTCAGCGCGGTCGTCATGGTCATCAGTGAG gGTGCTTTCTGCTGCGACAACGGTTGGCTACTCAGGTTGTTCCACGTCAGCGTGGGCCTGGCTTgtcttgttcttgttcttggAGCCGTTGTGCTCACAGAAACGcaactttttgtgtttgtgaggACGCAGCTTTTGCCTCAGTACAGGAAAAAACACGCGTAA